The genomic region GACTTTTTACAAAATGAAGATACTAGAACTTATTTGTATGTAACTTTAAAGGAAATACGCTTTTTGTCACATACTCTGATTAGATAATATTTAAGAGGTCATATATAAGTCAATGATAGGTTTCTTGTGACATTACCATGTGGCATAATTTGTAAATGGTTAAACAACATTGCCATTAGGATATTGTCACTTTTTTACATAATGCATTGAACTGAATTGTATAGGAAATCGAAACAAATGCCAACTGCAACAATAAAGCACCGTTATGAGATGTATTTGTCTGAGTTTTTTTATGCAATTAACTGATTTCTGCAAAATGTTGTCACTATTTTATTTGTCAAGAAATATCTACAGATAAGAGAAGTCTCACGTTGTAATAGGTGTCCCGGacaatgcttaatttaattggtATTTAGGAAATTATATTATACAGAATCTAAGTATTGCttaaaataaggtaaaaaatATACATACTGTAATAAGAGCATCCATAACAGTTACTATCTACAAACCCTATTATACAATTGTGTGGATCCGAGAGAAATTAAATTCCAAATGATCACTAAAAAAGGAAACAACAGATCTCCTGAAAACATCTGGAACAGTGTTGACAAAAAGACCCAATGGCAGAAGAATACGAAATGGAAACTGACTATAAACATAACTGTATACTGAACTTGTAGCTGTCTTATATTGGTATGTCAGTGTCTATTTGTTTCATATTTACGTTAGATTTTGTAATAGTGACAATGCCTTGAAAACAGAAGAGGAAATATAACTTCAAACAAgattgatatttttttaattgcgggaagaggtaacatttaaAAGTCAAAGTCTAAACTCTGGTAAGATCCAATGGCTAAATAAGTCAAATAGGGCAATAAATTGCCATGAAGAGaacttattttgattaaataaccTTATCACTGTCATGTTTGGTAGGattaaaaaatgataaattattcacttaaaaaaacaaaaagagtttCCAAATAAAttagaacatttttaaaacatgttcCCTAGCAAATGTACTCAAAGGCATCTACATTGTCCAAACAGTACAAGCCAATATATTGCTCTAAGGTTGTTTAGTGAGAGAAAAATACCACTGATATATTTGATACAAATACTAGTGCACTCCTTTTGCACCACAAAGTGCAGCAAACTAAACTCTTTTGTGGACTCGAGTGATCATTCTCAACACTTGGAAGAGTCAGCACAGATATCCACAAACATCCCCCTCTCAGCTACAGATGAATCTCCATCAACccattaataataaatcaaactgaAGTCTGTTTGTAGTTCTTGGTGTCAAGAACCTTCTTTCCACACATGGCACAAATTCCTGTAAAAGTGGAAACAGAGGGGTGGTGAGAACATATAGATGTGTGACAGAAACAAGAGCACCTAAGCATTCCCTTGCTATCCATCTCACCTTTTTTGTAAGCACACCCCTGACAGTAATGTGAACCAGACTGATGGACAGAGCTTTTGCATATCCTGCATGTGGAAAATCCAGATTTCCCATAAGGATCAAACCTGTCAAAATAGTAcaatgttattatgttattataactTTTAAATCTAAACGTATTACAAGAGTGTATTGGTGAATCATAAAATTCCATGCAACAAACCTGGCTTTTTTTGATGtcagcattttattttcattaagctTTCGACCACCACTCTCTGGAATATAAGGGTTTGTAGGTTAGTAttcaatacaaatatataaaagggTAATAGGCATTACACGTTATTCCATCTTTAAAACGATTACCTGTTGTGTTTCTAGCCCCATCTTTCCAGGTATCAGGCGTGATGACGCGCCCCAGCTTCTTCTCGCCTGCGGAGGCCATCCAAACATTCGTAATTCACAAAAGACCGACAGCACACACATTTCATGTTTGATTGATCAAATTTCACGTCCGAATACACGGCATATTAATGCTTAACATCGtcgagacaaaaaacaaaaaactacaagCGACGTTTATATTTATAGCACAATGTTCTGTTTCTCTTGGTGATCTTGGTAGCGAGCCAAGCATACGAACTACATTAACGACGTAGACATATATTTGTGTAAAACAAATAACCCTTTactatacaatatattttataatataactaCTTACACTTCTCGCAAACCATCTTCAAACGTGCCAGACAAATCTTAGTTAAAACGTCTAGATAACACTCAGTTATTGTTAAACCGAAGCTAGAAGCAACACTGCTCACATAGCGACGTAGATatgatgtcaaaataaaagtcataagCGTAACACTCACTGATCTCTACCAGTGATACCAATCAATACATTTCTATCTAAGTCtaaagtattttttgtatttagcgATAAACTACAATTTGTGTGTAGTAGCAGTGGATGCTactacaacaaataataataataataataatgtttaaattattttattattacaatctttaattatgttttgtttagttgagagtgattgttgttgacttcattcTACCGGAAGTACACGgcagtcatgttttgtaaataaactgttcgacttttacatttatttgtagtcTTATGGCATTCGGTTTAGAAAGTATACGATTGTAATTTGTATATATTGAAGTGCTCCATGAATTTGGTAACGCATTAGTTTAGGAATCAGTGTTTGTAGATATAAACTTTAATTAGTTAGGCACCACTCAATTGGTACGTTAAGTCTTTACTTCAAAGTAAATTTAATTCATTGTTAAATGAATCACTTATTATAGCTGTTTGCAATATTTTCCTTTGCCTTTATTTTCATAACCGGTGATTGCCAGTCTCATTGTTACATGGGTTTCTTTTATTTGTGTCCTTTCTTTGACCTTATGTGAAATTTTTTAAGACACGTATCTGTTCTTTTGGAATTGTTTTTTAATCGATTGAGTTACTCTCATTGTTCTTTATCAGGTAACATTACGGCCCTTTAACCTCCATAATGTGGGATGTTGAGATCAGGGGCATGGCATCGGCTCATGCCATTATTGCCTCCTCCATCTTCATGGCAACTGTGATGCCTGCTGTGTTTGTGGAAAACTTCTCTGTTTATGGGAGCCACATTGTTTGGCTGTATTGTGTGGCTGGATCTGTTGCTGTGGTCAACATCGCAGTGTTTTGGCTTCTTGGCATCAGCCCACCAACAAAGAAGAACACTCTGAGCTACAAGGTAGAGATGGGCAGCACATTCTCCAATATATGCAAACAAACATAATCAATGACTTTCAGAATTGAATGGGTTTCATTTGTTATTTCTTGGACAGATCAACAGATTGTTCAAATCCTGTCTGTACTTTGTACTGTCATGCCTCTTCTTTCATACTGTGGTGGTACTATACGGAGCACATTTGCTTGAGtaagtatgtgtttttttttgttgtttatcccAAAATGTAAAATACCAATGTATTAGTCATACCTCACATTACAGGTCAGCTCTGGAGACGTTTTCTCTGGCCGTGCTGCTGTCCACACTCACTACACTGAGATGTCTCTGTATCCTGGGTCCTAACGTACAGGCTTGGATCCGGGTTTTCAGCAGAGATGGGTAAGTGCAGGATAAACGCTTTAGATTTTAACCACCTGAAACATTCCTTTCTCTCTTTATGGTGTGGAAGAGCTTTGGTGAGGAGTCCTCAATGGCTGGAATCCACTAGATGGAGACCTTGTCCAGCTTTGACGAATGGGAGAACCAGTTTTCATTGAATTTCACACAGAAGGGATTATTGTAGGATGGAAACCTTATATCTAGAACAGATGAAGCAAATCCATTTTGAAATGACAATTGCAATGCTCAAATCCCCATATATGAGCAACTGGAGTTAAGTGTGGCTTAATGCCCTCAAGATCAAatcctgtttttcttttctttttttcatcactGTAGAGTGGGGCCTGAGCGGattctttttttctgattgtATATATcaccatttaaataatataatcactAAAGCATCTCTGTATGTATAATTTTAGCTTAAATGAACTTCAAACTAACTGAAGTGTTTCGAAACAAGAACACAGAATCCTTTAGTGATGTTCCAGTGGTATGATAATCAGAGAGTCTGTGTGTTGTTTATACAGCTGCAGTATCTCTGCTTAAGCACTGCAGGAAATTTCTCTCTCAAATGTAAATATGGTGATGTTTACATCGAACATTCATAGTCCTCTTGTATACTACATCACTTCACCCTATACCAGCTTCATGTTTAATAT from Carassius carassius chromosome 40, fCarCar2.1, whole genome shotgun sequence harbors:
- the LOC132122238 gene encoding cysteine-rich PDZ-binding protein-like — protein: MVCEKCEKKLGRVITPDTWKDGARNTTESGGRKLNENKMLTSKKARFDPYGKSGFSTCRICKSSVHQSGSHYCQGCAYKKGICAMCGKKVLDTKNYKQTSV
- the LOC132122241 gene encoding phosphatidylinositol-glycan biosynthesis class F protein-like, which codes for MWDVEIRGMASAHAIIASSIFMATVMPAVFVENFSVYGSHIVWLYCVAGSVAVVNIAVFWLLGISPPTKKNTLSYKINRLFKSCLYFVLSCLFFHTVVVLYGAHLLESALETFSLAVLLSTLTTLRCLCILGPNVQAWIRVFSRDGAMSVWDTSLQITTGCSVIGAWLGAFPIPLDWDRPWQVWPNSCTLGATTGFLMGLLAAPVWIHWHRKQLTYKLK